Within the Hypericibacter adhaerens genome, the region AGGCCTTGCCGGGCGCCAGGGCAGGATCAGGAACCGAATCCGGCCGGCCGCCGCTCATCGCCTTCCTCCGGCGCTCCGCCGATGCCGCCACGATGAAATCGCGCGGGAATCCAGGGGCGCCCTCAGATATCCACGGAATCGGTGCATAACGCTGTTGATAATGCCGGCCGGTTCGGGGTTCCAGCCAGCGAATCCGTCCCTTTCACGTCATTGCCTATAAAATAGGCATAACTCATAACTTATTGAAATAACGCCACAAAAATAAGAATTTGCATGAACTCTTGATGAAGACGGGGCGAAGCCGGGAAGGGGTGATGGGGCGGCTTCGGGAGCAGGCCCGCTGTGCACAACTTGAAGCCTTGGGGCCGATGTCAAGCCCTTAACCAATAGTTCCGCCATTTCAAAGGGTTCAAGGAAGCTCCCACATCCCGGATTATGCAGGCGGAGGCCGTCTCCGGGTTGTAATGCTCGCGCAAGGTAAACCGTGACGGTTTTGTTCAAGCGCCGGGACGGCGGCGCTCGATCTCGATGCCGACGCTCTCGGCTTCCGGAAACACGTCGAGCTTCTCGATCCGCACCTTGGCACTCTGGACGCGGCGATCGGCGAAGCACATCTCCGCGATCCGCTCGCACAGCGTCTCCACCAGATTCACGTGCCCGTGCCCGACCACATGTCTAATTCCTGTCATCAATTCGCCATAACAGACCGTCTTCTCCAGATCGTCGTTGATCGGCCCTTCGGCTTCGACCTCCAGCTCGAGATTGAGACGGATCCGCTGATTGGCCACGCGTTCATGTTGATGAACGCCGATCCGGGCCGACAGCACCAGGTCGCGGATGAACAGGCGCATCGGCACGCGCGCCGCTCGAGGGGCGGGAAAGGCGCTGATCACCTTCTTGCTCGCAGCGCTCTTCGGTTTGCTGATGGCCATGGCGGTCGCCCTATCTGTCGGTGAGATCGTTACTGATCGAGTCAGGATCCCGGGTCTGCCCCGGGAATGCCGGTCGCGCTGTCCCGCTTGGCTGCTGCCTCTGACGGCGAGGGGCTTCCTCGGGATTTGGGAAGCCGGTATCGCGGCGGAAAGGTCCGTTGCCGGCGCCGCGCACAGTAGCGCCGGGGCTTATTCCTGCGCAACAAAGCCGCGGGAGGGTACGGCCCAGCCCAGATGCTCGCCGCCGTCCAGCGCGATCATTTGGCCGGTCATGGAGGGCGCGGCCAGGATGAAGCGCAGCGCCTCGCAGATTTCCTGCGGCGTGGTGCCGCGCCCGAGCGGCATCGCGGCACATTGGCGCTCGAACTGCTCCGCAGTCTGGCGCGGGCTCGGCAAGGTCGGGCCGGGCCCGATGCCGTTCACCCGGATCCGCGGCGCCAGCGCCAGGGCGAGGGTGCGCGTCAGCGTCCACAAGCCCATCTTGCCGACCGTATAGGAGAGGAAATAGGGCGTCGGCTTCCAGACCCGCTGGTCGAGCATATTGACGATGTTGCCCGGCGCGCCGGCCGGGAGCTGTCGCGCGAAGGCCTGGCAGAGCACCAGCGGCGCCCGCAGGTTGGTCTCGATATGCGCGTCCCAGGAGGCGCGCGTCGCCGTGTCGATCTTGTCCATCTCGAACAGCGACGCGTTGTTGACCAGGAGCGAGAGCGGCCCCAGCGCGGCGCTCGCGCGCGGCAGCAGGCCTTCGACCTCGACCTCGCGCTGCAGGTCGGCATGCAGCGCCACCGCGCGTCCGCCGCCCTGCTGGATCGAGCGTGCCAACGCCTCGGCCTCGTCGCGCGAGCTGTTGTAGTGGATGGCGACGGCCCAGCCTTGCCGGGCGAGATCCTCGGCGATGGCGCGGCCGATGCGCTTGGCGGCGCCCGTCACGAGGGCCGTGCGGAGCGAAGCGGAGGGAGGATTCGTCATGGCCCGGAGAATGGCCCGGCCCCTTGCCGGTGGCAACCCTGCAGAGCCGCGGGGCGAGCCGGCAAGGCCCTGATCGCGCCGCGAGATTCAAGCCTGCCCGGCTCTGCGACCCGCATGGTATAAGACCGCAGGGGAAGAGCGAACGGCCGGAGCCGGGCGCAAGGGTGGGCGCTCGCGGTGCCGGAAGTTGCCGTCGGTTCGATGTCGCCCGGCCAGAGGGGAGGGCCGGAGGGACGCTGCAGAAGGGTGTGTCCGCATGATGCGATCTGTCGCTTCGCTTGCCCTTGTTCTTGCCCTCGGTCTCGCCGGCTGTGCCCAGTCCTACCAGCCGATCGTGGACACCAAGGGCGTCGATACCGCCAAGTATCAGCAGGATCTCTATGAATGCCGCCAATATGCCGAGCAGGTGAGCCCGGTGGGCGATGCCGCCACGGGTGGCCTGATCGGAGCCGCGGGCGGGGCCGCGCTGGGCGCCATCGTCGGCGCCTTCTCCGGCGGTGCCGGGACGGGCGCGGCGATCGGAGCGGCGACGGGCGGCGCTGTCGGTGCCGGTGCCGGGGGCGTCAGCGGCGTCAGCGAGCAGAAGCGCATCATCGACAACTGCCTGCGCGGGCGCGGCTACAACGTATTGAACAACTGACCCGAGAGCCGAGCCCGGTCATCCGCGGCGCGGCTGCGCAACGCCGTTTTGTTGCGGCCAGCTCAACAATTGATGGCTTGCACGGCGCTCCGCGGCCGGCTCACGATGAGTGGGGAGCGCTGCGCGCCCGAAGGAGGCGAAGGATCCGATCATGACCGAGACGTCCGCCGGGAAATGGCGCAGCGACGGCGTTCAAGTGATTCCGGGGTCGTCGCTCGATCCCAACACGGCCCAGACGCCGGGCATGTCGCGGGCGACGGCGATCAATTTCGCGCGCGCCGGCGCGCAGAAGATCTGGGCGGGCACGGTGACGATCGCGCCCAACGCCAAGACCGGGGCGCATCATCACGGTGCGCTCGAGAGCGTGATCTATGTGGTGCGCGGCAAGGCGCGGATGCGCTGGGGCGAGAAGCTGGAGTTCGTGGCCGAGGCCGGCCCCGGCGATTTCATCTTCATTCCGCCCTACGTGCCCCACCAGGAGATCAACGCCGATCCGGGCGAGAAGCTCGAATGCGTGCTGGTGCGCAGCGACCAGGAGCCGGTCGTGGTCAATCTCGACATCGAACCGGTCGAGAAGCCGGATGCCGTCGCCTGGATCGACCCGATCCATCGCCACCCGCACAAATGACGTGTCTGCTGCGCTCGTCAGGGCGGGGTTTCACTGAATCCAGGAGTAGATCATGAATGCCGAACGCGGCCGTGACATCCAGCTGCTGATCGATGGCGAGTTTCGGGCGGGCAGCTCGAACGACTGGCTTGCGATCGTGAACCCCGCGACCGAGGCGACCGTCGGCCGCCTCGCCGTCGCGACGAAGGCGGATCTCGACCGGGCACTGGCCGCCGCCGCGCGCGGCTTCGCGCAATGGCGCACGGTCTCGCCGTTCGAGCGCTCGAAGCTGCTGCGCCGCGCGGGCGACCTGATCCGGTCGCGCGCCGACGGCCTGGCCGAGGCGCTGACCGCGGAGCAGGGCAAGCCGCTGGCCGAGGCGCGCATCGAGATCATGACCTGCGGCGACATCCTCGACTGGTATGCGGAGGAAGGGCGGCGCACTTACGGCCGCACCATCCCGGCGCGCCTGCCGGGCGTGACGCAGATCGTGACACAGGAGCCGGTCGGCCCCGTCGCGGCCTTCAGCCCCTGGAACTTTCCGGCCTCGCAGGCGATGCGCAAGATCGCCGGCGCGCTCGCCGCCGGCTGCTCGATCATCATCAAGCCGCCGGAAGAGGCGCCGAGCGCGGCGCTCGCCTTCGGCGCGGCGCTGACCGAGGCCGGGGTGCCGGCCGGCGTGGTCAATATCGTGTTCGGCCGTCCGGCGGAGATCTCCGAGCATCTGATCCCTTCGCCGATCATCCGCAAGGTCTCCTTCACCGGCTCGGTGCCGGTCGGCAAGCATCTGGCGCAGCTCGCCGGCGCGCATATGAAGCCGGCCACGATGGAGCTCGGCGGCCATGCGCCGGTCCTGGTGTTCGACGATGTCGATCCGGCCAAGGCGGCGCAGATCCTGGTCGGCATGAAGTTCCGCAACGCCGGGCAGGTCTGCGTGTCGCCGACGCGCTTCTATGTGCAGGGCGACAGCTACCGACCCTTCCTCAAGGCCTTCGCCGGCGCGGCGCAGGCCTTGCGCGTGGGCGAGGGCCGCGATCCGCAATCGCAGATGGGACCGCTCGCCAACCGCCGCCGGCTCGACGCCGTCGAGAGCCTGGTGAACGACGCGGTCGCGGACGGTGCCAAGGTCGCCACGGGCGGCAAGCGCATCGGCAATCGCGGCTATTTCTACGCGCCCACCGTGCTGACCGATCTGCCGGCCTCGGCGCGGATCCTCTCGACCGAGCCCTTCGGCCCGGTCGCCCTGATCCAGCCCTTCGGCGATCCGGCCGAGGCGATCGAGAAAGCCAATGCCACCAGCTATGGGCTGGCTTCCTATGCCTTCACGAAATCCTCCGAACGGGCGGCGCTGGCAGCGGGCTCGCTGCAGTCCGGCATGGTCGGCATCAATCATTTCGGGGTGGGGCTGATCGAGACGCCGTTCGGCGGCATCAAGGACAGCGGCTACGGCCACGAAGGCGGCAGCGAAGGCCTCGCAGCCTATCTGGTGAAAAAGTTCGTCAGCCAGGCGCCGATCTGATCCGGCCGCGCCGTCACTCGGCGGCGCTGACGCCGCGGCTGCGCGCCCGGTCGGCGGCGAGCCGGCGGGTCAGCGGGATCAGTTCGCGGCCATAATCGATCGCGTCCTCCAGCGGATCGAAGCCGCGGATCAGGAAGGTCGTGACGCCGAGATCGAAATAATCGAGCAGGCCCTCGGCGACCTGCTCCGGCGTTCCCACCAGCGAGGTGCTGTTGCCGCGCGCGCCGGTCGCGGCGGCGGCGGCCGTCCAGAGGCGCTTGTCGAGGCGGGCGCCCTGGGCCGCCGCCGCCAGCAGGCGCTGCGAGCCGGTATTGGCGGGCTTGAGATCGGCCGCGCCGAGCCCGGCCTCTGCCCGCACGGCGCGGATGCGCTCGAGGATCTCGTCCGCCCGCTTCCAGGCCGCCTCTTCCGTGCCGGCCAGGATCGGCCGCAGCGAGAGGCTGAAGCGGACCTGCCGCCCATGCTTCGCCGCGGCGGCGCGCACCCGCGTGACGGTCTCGCGCACCTGTGCAAGGGTCTCGCCCCACAGCGCATAGATGTCCGCATGCTTGCCGGCGATCTCGACCGCCGCGTCGGAGGAGCCGCCGAAATAGACCGGGATCGACGGCGTCTGCAGCGGCTTCACCTGGGAGAAGGCGCCGTCGACCCGGTAATACTTGCCGCTGAAGTCGAAGGGCTTCTCGCTGGTCCAGGTCCGGCGCAGCAGCGTGACGAACTCGTCGGTGCGCTCATAGCGCTCGTCGTGGGTGAGATAGTCGCCGTCGCGGCGCTGCTCGGCATCGTCGCCGCCCGAGATGATATGGACTGCCACGCGCCCGCCGGTGACGTGATCGAGCGTGGCGAAGTTGCGCGCGGCATAGGTCGGCGCCACGAAGCCCGGGCGATGCGCGATCATCAGGCCCAGCCGTTGCGTGACGCTGGCGGCATAGGCGGCGATCTGGGCGCCATCGGGGGCGTCCGAATGATGCGCGACCAGGATGCGGTCGAACCCGGCCGCCTCATGCGCCTGCGCGAAGCGCCGGACATAGTCGAGATCGACGATCGGCCCGCGCGCCGGGATCGTCTCGGAGGCGAGGCGGTGGGCGATCATGCCGATGAAGTCGATGGTCATGGCGGTTTTTCCGGGGCTCTTTGGAAGGGGCGTCGCGTCAGGGGACCGGCGCCTCGAGATCGAGGGCCAGCCGTCCGCTCGCGATCCGTACCGAATCGTCCTGGGGTGTGTGGATGCGGCCGCAGACCACGTCGCGGAAATGGCGCTCCAGCGGCTCCTCGGTGGAAAGGCCGGGATTGCCGGAGAGCCTGACCGCGGTTTCGACGGCAGCGATCGCCTGGCTGGTCACGGTCAGCTTGATCTGGCCGCTTTCCGTGAGGCGGGGCGGATGGCCTTCGTCGGCGTCGCGGGCGGCGCTGCGCAGAAGACGCTTATTGACGTCGAGTAGCGTCTCGATCTCGCCGGCTGCCTCCTGGAAGCGCGGCAGGCTCGCGAGCGGCGCGCCCAGATTGGCCGGTGCGCGTGTCTGCAGAAATCGCAGGAACCATTGGCGGGCCGCCAGAGCGATGCCGTGATAGACCGCGGCCACCAGCAGCGTGTTCCACGCATAGACGGTCGGGTCCTGCGGATGCCAGGCGGCGGGGGCGCGGATATCGACGGCGTGATCCGCCGGAATCGCCACATCGCGCAGGATCACGTCATGGCTGGCCGAGGCCCGCATGCCGAGCTGGTTCCAACTTTCCCTGACTTCGATGCCGGGCGTGCCGCCGGGCACCAGGAACGTGCCGACCCTGGGGTCGGGCCCCTCGGTGTGGGCCCAGACCGCGAGCCAGGACAGGATGGGGATGCCGGTCGAGTAGATCTTGTGCCCGCTGAGGCTCCAGCCGTTCGCCGTTCGCCGCGCCACGGTCGCCGGCAGGCCGCCGCGCGCCGGCGTGCCCAGGGCGGGCTCGACCCTGAGCGCGTTGATCAGCGAGATCCCGGTCGCCGCTTCGCGGCCGAGCCGCTCCGCCCAGGCGGCGGGCCAGCTGCGTGCCGCCGTCGCGAGATGGATATAATGCATGGCGAGCACCAGCGCGGTCGAAGGCTCGCCCTGTGCGATGTCGCGGATCACGGCGACGGCATCCTCGAGCCCGCGGGCGTGGCCGCCGAAACGCTGCGGCGCATTGAGTGCCAGCAGGCCTTCCTGGGCGAGCCGGTCGAAATTCGCATGGGGAAAGCTCGGGGCCCGGTCGTGAGCGCCGGCGGTCAGGGCGAATTCCTCGCCGAGCCGGGCCGCGCGATGAACCGGCGATTCGACCTCGATGGACGGACTCGGGTGGGGCTTGGCCATGGGGACCATTGGAATGGGCCAATTTCGGGGATGGGGCCGTCACCGCCCCGCCCCAGAGAACGCGCTGGACGCCCGCGCCGTAAATCGAGCATTTCTTCTGCGGGCCTTGAGAAAATCTCGTTGGTCGCGACCGAGGCCAGCGTATTTAGAAGGCGGTGCGGCCGCGCCGGACGGCGCGTTCCTACGGCCTCTCTCAATGGGTTGGAACCATGGATCTTTTCACACCGGTCACGATCGGGCCGCTGAAACTGCCCAACCGCATCGTCATGGCGCCGATGACGCGCAACCGCGCCCGCGACGATCAGACGCCGACGGAGGCGATGGCGACCTACTATGCCCAGCGCGCCAGCGGCGGCCTGATCGTGACGGAGGCGAGCCAGGTCTCGCATCTGGGCGTCGGCTACCCGCGCACGCCCGGCATCCATAACGAGGCGCAGATCGAGGGCTGGCGCCGGGTGACCGACATGGTGCATGGCGCGGGCGGACGGATCTTCCTGCAGCTCTGGCATGCCGGCCGTGCCTCGCATCCCTCGCTGCTGCCGGACAGCGCCTTGCCGGTCGCGCCCTCGGCCATCGCGGCCCGGGGCAAGGCCTTTACGTTGCAGGGCCTGTTGCCTTTCCCGACGCCGCGAGCACTCGAGACGCGCGAGATCGCCGGGCTGGTCGCCGAGTTCGGCGCGGCCACCCAACGCGCACAGCTTGCCGGTTTCGACGGCGTCGAGATCCATGCCGGCAATGGTTATCTCATCGATCAGTTCCTCCGGGACGGCACCAACCGGCGCACCGACCGCTATGGCGGCGATGCCGCCGGTCGCGCGCGGTTCCTGCTCGAGATCGCCGAGGCGGTCATCGGCAACTGGAGCGCCGACCGGGTGGGCGTGCGCCTGTCGCCGGTGCAGAGCTTCAACGACATGAGCGATTCCGACCCCGCCGCCACCTTCGGCCATGTGGCCGCCGCCTTGGATCCGCTGGGGCTCGCCTATCTCCATGTGGTGGAGCCGGTCACCGGCAGCGAGGCCGGCCAGTTCCCGCCGGTCGCCCCGGGCCTGCGACGCGCTTTCAAGGGGCCGCTGATCCTCAATGGCGGCTACACCCATGCGCTGGCCCAGAAGGCGATCGCGGCGGGCGAGGCCGACCTGATCTCGTTCGGCGCGGCCTTCCTCGCCAATCCCGATCTGCCGGAGCGGCTGCGCCGCCGCACGCCGCTCAACCCGGCCGATCGCGCGACCTTCTATGGCGGCGACGAGCGCGGCTACACCGACTATCCGCCGCTGCCGGATACGGTCGCGGTGGAGGAAGGCGAGGGTCCCAGCCTGTCCTGACGGCGCCGGCCGGGCGCCTCAGCCGCGGTCGAGGATGGTCCGGATCTTCACCGCCAGGGCCCGCTTGCCGAAGGGCTTGGGCAGCAGATGGACGCCGGGGTCGAGGCGGCCGTGATGCACGACGGCATTCTCGGTATAGCCGGAGGTGAAGAGGATCTTGATGCCGGGCCAGCGGCGATGCACCTCGTCGGCGAGCTCGCGCCCCGAGAGCCCGCCCGGCATCACGATGTCGGTGAACAGCAGATCCACCTTCGGCGCCTTCTCCAGCGCGGCGATCGCGTCGGGGCCGTTGGCGGCCTCGACGACGGTGTAGCCGAGCGACTGCAGCAGGCCCACGACATATTCGCGCACCATCCCGTCGTCCTCGACCACCAGGATCGTCTCCTGGCCGCGCGGCTGGGCCGCCGTGTCCGACTGCGGGACCGCCGCCGCCTGCTCGGCCTCCGACAAGGCACGCGGCAGATACATCTTCACCACCGTGCCGTGGCCGATCTCGCTGTAGATCTTGATATGGCCGCCGGACTGCTTGACGAAGCCGTAGATCATGCTGAGGCCCAGCCCGGTCCCCTTGCCGACCTCCTTGGTCGTGAAGAAGGGCTCGAAGGCGCGGGCCTGGACCTCGGGCGTCATGCCCGTGCCCGTGTCCGTCACCGCCAGCATGACATACTGGCCCGGCTCCACATCGGCGTTGGCGACGGCATAGTCCTCGCTGAGCCGCGTGTTGGCGGTCTCGATCGTCAGCTTGCCGCCGTTCGGCATGGCGTCGCGGGCATTGACGGCCAGATTGAGGATCGCGGCCTCGATCTGCGCCGGGTCGGCGAAGCAGGGCCAGAGCCCGCCGGCCAGCACGCATTCGATCTCGATGGATTCGCCGAGCGTGCGCTGCAGCATGGCTTCCATGTTGGCGGCGAGACGGTTCATCTCCACCTTCCGCGGCTCCAGCGGCTGGCGCCGGCCGAAGGCGAGGAGCCGCCGCGTCAGGTCGCTGGCGCGCGAGGCGGCCTGGTCGATCGTCTGGATCTGGTGCCGGCGGGCCTCGTCGAGGTTGGGCGCCGCGCTCAGCATCTCCGTATAGCCGATGATCACCGTCAGCAGATTGTTGAAGTCGTGGGCGATCCCGCCCGTGAGCTGGCCGATCGCTTCCATCTTCTGCGCCTGGCGGAGCTGCTGCTCGAGCTGGCGGCGCTCGTCGATGTCGATCAGGACGCCGACATGGCCCAGATAGCGGCCGTCGGCCGAGAAGCGCGGGACCGAGGTGTCGAGGAACCAGCGGTATTTCCCCTCCTTGTCGCGCAGCTGATATTCGTCGACGCAGCTCGTCCGGTCCGCCACCATCTTGCGCTGGAGGCTCCTCGACGCCTCGCG harbors:
- the folB gene encoding dihydroneopterin aldolase; protein product: MAISKPKSAASKKVISAFPAPRAARVPMRLFIRDLVLSARIGVHQHERVANQRIRLNLELEVEAEGPINDDLEKTVCYGELMTGIRHVVGHGHVNLVETLCERIAEMCFADRRVQSAKVRIEKLDVFPEAESVGIEIERRRPGA
- a CDS encoding SDR family oxidoreductase, encoding MTNPPSASLRTALVTGAAKRIGRAIAEDLARQGWAVAIHYNSSRDEAEALARSIQQGGGRAVALHADLQREVEVEGLLPRASAALGPLSLLVNNASLFEMDKIDTATRASWDAHIETNLRAPLVLCQAFARQLPAGAPGNIVNMLDQRVWKPTPYFLSYTVGKMGLWTLTRTLALALAPRIRVNGIGPGPTLPSPRQTAEQFERQCAAMPLGRGTTPQEICEALRFILAAPSMTGQMIALDGGEHLGWAVPSRGFVAQE
- a CDS encoding cupin domain-containing protein; the encoded protein is MTETSAGKWRSDGVQVIPGSSLDPNTAQTPGMSRATAINFARAGAQKIWAGTVTIAPNAKTGAHHHGALESVIYVVRGKARMRWGEKLEFVAEAGPGDFIFIPPYVPHQEINADPGEKLECVLVRSDQEPVVVNLDIEPVEKPDAVAWIDPIHRHPHK
- a CDS encoding NAD-dependent succinate-semialdehyde dehydrogenase — its product is MNAERGRDIQLLIDGEFRAGSSNDWLAIVNPATEATVGRLAVATKADLDRALAAAARGFAQWRTVSPFERSKLLRRAGDLIRSRADGLAEALTAEQGKPLAEARIEIMTCGDILDWYAEEGRRTYGRTIPARLPGVTQIVTQEPVGPVAAFSPWNFPASQAMRKIAGALAAGCSIIIKPPEEAPSAALAFGAALTEAGVPAGVVNIVFGRPAEISEHLIPSPIIRKVSFTGSVPVGKHLAQLAGAHMKPATMELGGHAPVLVFDDVDPAKAAQILVGMKFRNAGQVCVSPTRFYVQGDSYRPFLKAFAGAAQALRVGEGRDPQSQMGPLANRRRLDAVESLVNDAVADGAKVATGGKRIGNRGYFYAPTVLTDLPASARILSTEPFGPVALIQPFGDPAEAIEKANATSYGLASYAFTKSSERAALAAGSLQSGMVGINHFGVGLIETPFGGIKDSGYGHEGGSEGLAAYLVKKFVSQAPI
- a CDS encoding LLM class flavin-dependent oxidoreductase, with protein sequence MTIDFIGMIAHRLASETIPARGPIVDLDYVRRFAQAHEAAGFDRILVAHHSDAPDGAQIAAYAASVTQRLGLMIAHRPGFVAPTYAARNFATLDHVTGGRVAVHIISGGDDAEQRRDGDYLTHDERYERTDEFVTLLRRTWTSEKPFDFSGKYYRVDGAFSQVKPLQTPSIPVYFGGSSDAAVEIAGKHADIYALWGETLAQVRETVTRVRAAAAKHGRQVRFSLSLRPILAGTEEAAWKRADEILERIRAVRAEAGLGAADLKPANTGSQRLLAAAAQGARLDKRLWTAAAAATGARGNSTSLVGTPEQVAEGLLDYFDLGVTTFLIRGFDPLEDAIDYGRELIPLTRRLAADRARSRGVSAAE
- a CDS encoding acyl-CoA dehydrogenase family protein, producing the protein MAKPHPSPSIEVESPVHRAARLGEEFALTAGAHDRAPSFPHANFDRLAQEGLLALNAPQRFGGHARGLEDAVAVIRDIAQGEPSTALVLAMHYIHLATAARSWPAAWAERLGREAATGISLINALRVEPALGTPARGGLPATVARRTANGWSLSGHKIYSTGIPILSWLAVWAHTEGPDPRVGTFLVPGGTPGIEVRESWNQLGMRASASHDVILRDVAIPADHAVDIRAPAAWHPQDPTVYAWNTLLVAAVYHGIALAARQWFLRFLQTRAPANLGAPLASLPRFQEAAGEIETLLDVNKRLLRSAARDADEGHPPRLTESGQIKLTVTSQAIAAVETAVRLSGNPGLSTEEPLERHFRDVVCGRIHTPQDDSVRIASGRLALDLEAPVP
- a CDS encoding alkene reductase is translated as MDLFTPVTIGPLKLPNRIVMAPMTRNRARDDQTPTEAMATYYAQRASGGLIVTEASQVSHLGVGYPRTPGIHNEAQIEGWRRVTDMVHGAGGRIFLQLWHAGRASHPSLLPDSALPVAPSAIAARGKAFTLQGLLPFPTPRALETREIAGLVAEFGAATQRAQLAGFDGVEIHAGNGYLIDQFLRDGTNRRTDRYGGDAAGRARFLLEIAEAVIGNWSADRVGVRLSPVQSFNDMSDSDPAATFGHVAAALDPLGLAYLHVVEPVTGSEAGQFPPVAPGLRRAFKGPLILNGGYTHALAQKAIAAGEADLISFGAAFLANPDLPERLRRRTPLNPADRATFYGGDERGYTDYPPLPDTVAVEEGEGPSLS
- a CDS encoding response regulator codes for the protein MVEILIVEDSPTQAERLRMILESEGFTVEHAGSAEEALAVLQEKQFDLVISDVVMPGQSGYELCRRVKQLPASQRTPVILLTTLDNPMAIIEGLDSGADNFLTKPYQTGELLHRVRTLLESKSLRQDGKVKLGVEVAFLGKRFTITSDKEQIVDLLISTFEDVVRANNELQENRAALAAAKTELEARVAERTAELRKANLQLNDKIHELRESESRFRAIADTMPALLWMSDDQGECIFVNKRWLEYSGREFNDELGQGFAENMHPSHREASRSLQRKMVADRTSCVDEYQLRDKEGKYRWFLDTSVPRFSADGRYLGHVGVLIDIDERRQLEQQLRQAQKMEAIGQLTGGIAHDFNNLLTVIIGYTEMLSAAPNLDEARRHQIQTIDQAASRASDLTRRLLAFGRRQPLEPRKVEMNRLAANMEAMLQRTLGESIEIECVLAGGLWPCFADPAQIEAAILNLAVNARDAMPNGGKLTIETANTRLSEDYAVANADVEPGQYVMLAVTDTGTGMTPEVQARAFEPFFTTKEVGKGTGLGLSMIYGFVKQSGGHIKIYSEIGHGTVVKMYLPRALSEAEQAAAVPQSDTAAQPRGQETILVVEDDGMVREYVVGLLQSLGYTVVEAANGPDAIAALEKAPKVDLLFTDIVMPGGLSGRELADEVHRRWPGIKILFTSGYTENAVVHHGRLDPGVHLLPKPFGKRALAVKIRTILDRG